A single window of Bos javanicus breed banteng chromosome 19, ARS-OSU_banteng_1.0, whole genome shotgun sequence DNA harbors:
- the SOST gene encoding sclerostin: MQLSLALCLICLLVHAAFRVVEGQGWQAFKNDATEIIPELGEYPEPLPELNNKTMNRAENGGRPPHHPFETKDASEYSCRELHFTRYVTDGPCRSAKPVTELVCSGQCGPARLLPNAIGRGKWWRPSGPDFRCIPDRYRAQRVQLLCPGGAAPRARKVRLVASCKCKRLTRFHNQSELKDFGPEAARPQTGRKLRPRARGTKASRAELENAY, encoded by the exons ATGCAGCTCTCTCTTGCCCTGTGTCTCATCTGCCTGCTGGTGCATGCAGCCTTCCGCGTGGTGGAGGGCCAGGGGTGGCAGGCCTTCAAGAATGATGCCACAGAAATCATCCCCGAGCTGGGCGAGTACCCCGAGCCTCTGCCAGAGCTGAACAACAAGACCATGAACCGGGCGGAGAACGGAGGGAGACCTCCCCACCACCCCTTTGAGACCAAAG ACGCCTCCGAGTACAGCTGCCGGGAGCTGCACTTCACCCGCTATGTGACCGATGGGCCGTGCCGCAGCGCCAAGCCGGTCACCGAGCTGGTGTGCTCGGGCCAGTGCGGCCCGGCGCGCCTGCTGCCCAACGCCATCGGCCGCGGCAAGTGGTGGCGCCCAAGCGGGCCCGACTTCCGCTGCATCCCCGACCGCTACCGCGCGCAGCGGGTGCAGCTGTTGTGTCCTGGCGGCGCGGCGCCGCGCGCGCGCAAGGTGCGCCTGGTGGCCTCGTGCAAGTGCAAGCGCCTCACTCGCTTCCACAACCAGTCCGAGCTCAAGGACTTCGGGCCCGAGGCCGCGCGGCCGCAAACGGGCCGGAAGCTGCGGCCCCGCGCCCGGGGCACCAAAGCCAGCCGGGCCGAGCTGGAGAACGCCTATTAG
- the DUSP3 gene encoding dual specificity protein phosphatase 3 isoform X1: MRTEAQKISHLSGMQGPAAAMSGPFELSVQDLNDLLSDGSGCYSLPSQPCNEVTPRIYVGNAIESTMLDEGEIRKCCQGRSVAQDIPKLQKLGITHVLNAAEGRSFMHVNTNANFYKDSGITYLGIKANDTQEFNLSAYFEKAADFIDQALAQKNGRVLVHCREGYSRSPTLVIAYLMMRQKMDVKSALSIVRQNREIGPNDGFLAQLCQLNDRLVKEGKLKL, encoded by the exons ATGaggactgaggctcagaagaTTTCCCACCTATCTGGAATGCAG GGCCCTGCCGCCGCCATGTCGGGCCCGTTCGAGCTCTCCGTGCAGGATCTCAACGACCTGCTCTCGGATGGCAGCGGCTGCTACAGCCTCCCGAGCCAGCCCTGCAACGAGGTCACCCCCAGGATCTACGTGGGCAACGC GATCGAGAGCACGATGCTGGATGAAGGGGAGATCAGGAAATGCTGCCAAGGGAG GTCTGTGGCTCAAGACATCCCCAAGCTGCAGAAGCTGGGCATCACCCATGTCCTGAATGCGGCTGAGGGCAGGTCCTTCATGCACGTCAACACCAATGCCAACTTCTACAAGGACTCCGGGATCACCTACCTGGGCATCAAGGCCAATGACACACAGGAGTTCAACCTCAGCGCCTACTTTGAAAAGGCGGCAGACTTCATCGACCAGGCTCTGGCTCAGAAGAACG GCCGAGTGCTGGTCCACTGCCGTGAGGGTTACAGCCGCTCCCCGACCCTCGTCATCGCGTACCTCATGATGCGTCAGAAAATGGATGTCAAGTCCGCCCTGAGCATCGTCAGGCAGAACCGTGAGATCGGCCCCAACGACGGTTTCCTGGCCCAGCTCTGCCAGCTCAATGACAGACTCGTCAAGGAGGGAAAATTGAAACTCTAG
- the DUSP3 gene encoding dual specificity protein phosphatase 3 isoform X2, translating into MRTEAQKISHLSGMQGPAAAMSGPFELSVQDLNDLLSDGSGCYSLPSQPCNEVTPRIYVGNASVAQDIPKLQKLGITHVLNAAEGRSFMHVNTNANFYKDSGITYLGIKANDTQEFNLSAYFEKAADFIDQALAQKNGRVLVHCREGYSRSPTLVIAYLMMRQKMDVKSALSIVRQNREIGPNDGFLAQLCQLNDRLVKEGKLKL; encoded by the exons ATGaggactgaggctcagaagaTTTCCCACCTATCTGGAATGCAG GGCCCTGCCGCCGCCATGTCGGGCCCGTTCGAGCTCTCCGTGCAGGATCTCAACGACCTGCTCTCGGATGGCAGCGGCTGCTACAGCCTCCCGAGCCAGCCCTGCAACGAGGTCACCCCCAGGATCTACGTGGGCAACGC GTCTGTGGCTCAAGACATCCCCAAGCTGCAGAAGCTGGGCATCACCCATGTCCTGAATGCGGCTGAGGGCAGGTCCTTCATGCACGTCAACACCAATGCCAACTTCTACAAGGACTCCGGGATCACCTACCTGGGCATCAAGGCCAATGACACACAGGAGTTCAACCTCAGCGCCTACTTTGAAAAGGCGGCAGACTTCATCGACCAGGCTCTGGCTCAGAAGAACG GCCGAGTGCTGGTCCACTGCCGTGAGGGTTACAGCCGCTCCCCGACCCTCGTCATCGCGTACCTCATGATGCGTCAGAAAATGGATGTCAAGTCCGCCCTGAGCATCGTCAGGCAGAACCGTGAGATCGGCCCCAACGACGGTTTCCTGGCCCAGCTCTGCCAGCTCAATGACAGACTCGTCAAGGAGGGAAAATTGAAACTCTAG
- the DUSP3 gene encoding dual specificity protein phosphatase 3 isoform X3 — translation MVAQSRIESTMLDEGEIRKCCQGRSVAQDIPKLQKLGITHVLNAAEGRSFMHVNTNANFYKDSGITYLGIKANDTQEFNLSAYFEKAADFIDQALAQKNGRVLVHCREGYSRSPTLVIAYLMMRQKMDVKSALSIVRQNREIGPNDGFLAQLCQLNDRLVKEGKLKL, via the exons ATGGTGGCCCAGAGCAG GATCGAGAGCACGATGCTGGATGAAGGGGAGATCAGGAAATGCTGCCAAGGGAG GTCTGTGGCTCAAGACATCCCCAAGCTGCAGAAGCTGGGCATCACCCATGTCCTGAATGCGGCTGAGGGCAGGTCCTTCATGCACGTCAACACCAATGCCAACTTCTACAAGGACTCCGGGATCACCTACCTGGGCATCAAGGCCAATGACACACAGGAGTTCAACCTCAGCGCCTACTTTGAAAAGGCGGCAGACTTCATCGACCAGGCTCTGGCTCAGAAGAACG GCCGAGTGCTGGTCCACTGCCGTGAGGGTTACAGCCGCTCCCCGACCCTCGTCATCGCGTACCTCATGATGCGTCAGAAAATGGATGTCAAGTCCGCCCTGAGCATCGTCAGGCAGAACCGTGAGATCGGCCCCAACGACGGTTTCCTGGCCCAGCTCTGCCAGCTCAATGACAGACTCGTCAAGGAGGGAAAATTGAAACTCTAG
- the CFAP97D1 gene encoding sperm axonemal maintenance protein CFAP97D1 isoform X1, with product MNNSLDYLAYPVIVSNHRQSTSFRKKLDFGHYAFHKNRIQIVKPTVDTKPPAAHTHHILKLSKLQGEQKRIDKIEYENKQLCQKIANAHRGPAKVDCWNEYFSKSLNRETRNRELVRITVENQGILKRLGDRKPHYDRKSSELDWQNSRRYIRNTTRYLLSRDK from the exons ATGAACAATTCCCTGGATTATCTGGCCTACCCTGTAATTGTCTCTAATCATAGACAGAGCACATCCTTCAGGAAGAAGCTGGACTTTGGCCACTATGCATTTCATAAGAATAGAATACAAATAG tgAAGCCTACTGTTGATACCAAACCTCCAGCAGCGCACACACATCACATCTTAAAATTGAGCAAACTGCAG GGTGAACAAAAGAGAATCGACAAAATTGAATACGAAAACAAGCAACTGTGTCAAAAAATCGCCAATGCCCACCGAGGCCCCGCCAAGGTGGATTGCTGGAACGAATATTTTTCCAAGAG cttaaaCAGAGAAACAAGGAACCGGGAGCTAGTGAGAATCACTGTGGAAAACCAGGGCATTCTGAAGAGGCTTGGTGATCGCAAACCACACTATGACCGCAAGTCGTCGGAGTTAGATTGGCAG aattCAAGACGCTATATCAGAAATACAACCAGATATCTTCTCTCCCGAGATAAATAG
- the CFAP97D1 gene encoding sperm axonemal maintenance protein CFAP97D1 isoform X2, whose translation MNNSLDYLAYPVIVSNHRQSTSFRKKLDFGHYAFHKNRIQIVKPTVDTKPPAAHTHHILKLSKLQGEQKRIDKIEYENKQLCQKIANAHRGPAKVDCWNEYFSKRIQDAISEIQPDIFSPEINRLLTMDKTREGPRIS comes from the exons ATGAACAATTCCCTGGATTATCTGGCCTACCCTGTAATTGTCTCTAATCATAGACAGAGCACATCCTTCAGGAAGAAGCTGGACTTTGGCCACTATGCATTTCATAAGAATAGAATACAAATAG tgAAGCCTACTGTTGATACCAAACCTCCAGCAGCGCACACACATCACATCTTAAAATTGAGCAAACTGCAG GGTGAACAAAAGAGAATCGACAAAATTGAATACGAAAACAAGCAACTGTGTCAAAAAATCGCCAATGCCCACCGAGGCCCCGCCAAGGTGGATTGCTGGAACGAATATTTTTCCAAGAG aattCAAGACGCTATATCAGAAATACAACCAGATATCTTCTCTCCCGAGATAAATAG GTTACTCACCATGGATAAGACAAGAGAAGGCCCTAGGATTTCTTAG